A segment of the Crassostrea angulata isolate pt1a10 chromosome 10, ASM2561291v2, whole genome shotgun sequence genome:
GAACCGTGACTAGAAGCAAGTTCTTGATACTCTTGGGACCACAACAAACCACATATCTAATAAAAATCGGCCGTTTTAAGTGACTGATATAATAGCCTAAGTCCTTACTTGTGCAAAAAAGAAAGTATCTGGGCTGCATTTTGcaaaagaacttacgaaaaAGTACGAAAAAGTAGTAAATATTAACAGTCTCGTAAATTGATATTGAATGAACAAAATTGActtaaaaccatttgtttactatagcattgaatcatgattttttgaagtatacactctcataactgcagcggtgtgtgcatacaaattgagtaacgcgcgttagcgcgttatgaaaatttgtatgcacacaccgctgcagttatgagagtgtatacttcaaaaaatcatgatttaatgcttatatttacattttttttaacttcttgccttgtctgcaaatgtgattcataccttaaaattcctatcttatcctaagggtaagttaatattaatggaagagccacagtaacagccataagcgtgaactttgattttagcttgtgacgttgcagattacagcgttcaacgtttgtgacgtcataataaaactcgtcaatttgacctttgactacttgttgcatttagaggcatttaaacatcacggaatttaatggaaaaacacagtagaatgtaaatataaacatttcaattctcataattatattttccagcCATAAGAATAAATCATTAAATAGTTGGCGATCATTTACCATTAATTAATTCggtcgtaagtcgtaagttcttttgtaaaacgcatatcacatatttttgcTAAAGCTTAATTAATGTTTGCAGTAGTTAAAGACCATTTTTGCAAattgatatactagtatttgaatATCTGGTTCTGTATAAAACAGTGAACTTGGGAATTCACTCAGGACTGTCGCATACCTGTGAGTTGGTTGAAACCTCACCAATCATTTCCCCGGTGTGGATCTGCCATAGTCTGATGTACCCATCCTGTGCGCCGCCACCCGTTGCTATAACACTACTTCTCCAAGGACACCATGCAAGTGCCTGTGtatatttcaaattgaaaattaccGATATTGACTTTCAAATTATGAGAAAAATTAAACCAAAATTCATTAGAGTGTAAAAGAACCGAACCATACCTTGGCACATGCGCTGTGCGCTTTGATTGTTCGAAAACACTGATGCGTGCGCAAATCCCATAACCGCACCAGTCCTCCATTTCCGCCAGTCACCACATGGTGGGAATTATGGGACATTGCCATGCCGCAGACATCTTGTCCGTGTCCCAACCGTCTACCACCAAGATTTGGACACCTTGTATCGTACTGGATAACACCCCCGTTACGGTTTCCACTAACAGAAAGATAGTGAGAGGTCTGGTGAAAAAATGATGAATAAAATGACGTAAGCAAAATAAGGAACATTTAAGTCACGGTCTGGGGTCAGGTAAAAAAATTTGGACAGTTCAATTGATTTCACTAGAGTCCTTCACATCCTTCCATATATATTCCTTGGATACTTTGAATTCTAGCATGCGATCGActtgaaaatgacagaaaaatgGTGCAATCTTTGGGGGGTCAACTTTTAAAGACTCATCGTTATTCATAACAACAAAACCTTGCAGTATTTGATATTGGGTGCTGTGGGTCAACAGACCAAAATTATACCCACTGTGCTACAAAGATCCGGTGATATGTATtaatatataaacaagtttatataaaatttgcgtcaaaaaagttataattgacagtatttattatcaattttcctAATTTTAACTTGTATATTGATCAAATTCAAAATCGACGAATATCAGCGCAAAATTTGGGAGTGTCCAAAGTATGACACAATAATGTCAGTCAACTACCGTTCTCCCTTCAGCTTTTCATCGCATAAGTTAGGCAGAAGATGCTGATTGAGGggtgatttttattaatgacaggTGTGTTTTGCTGTATACCTTCTGTACACttacagatgtaaaaaaaatttataatgaggaaaatatatgacgtcatgCGCCTGTCATGCGATTtattaactatagttttcatctATAAAACTATATGTAACggttgttaactatagttaacgttAACGGATGATAATCTAAGTTTATCTGTCTGCAAAtaacgttaacaatagattttgctgataaatataaaatatagtttaaaaGAGTTGTAAATCATAGTTTTACaatcgtgaaactatatttatcatatgaattatgttttgtaatcacagatggttgttttcagtgttaatcatagttttgctcttctgaaacatagatgatcgcgttaactatggtttacagatgTAAAATATAGACTATCGTCGTTAAACCGTTAAACTTAGTtcatcgactgtgaaactatgattagctcatttttgtgaatttggcgtgccaaaCACACCGAAGAGTGATGTAAGCGCAAAATATGATATACATTGTAGTGAGGTCACGGTGAAATGTCTGATCAGAAAAATATGAGTCGATTCGATTGCTATCATCTATACATTTCGATaagaaaatcatgatttttttttgtttaaatctaaGCATAGAAAAAGTGTGTCGGACaaacagaagaaataaagaGGAAGATCATAGCAAACACCTTAATCATTTGTCTCGGTCAAATACATGGAAGACTTATAAATGAATAACAACATGCTTAATCATTGTGTTACTAATAAAgaattttctattttcaatCCCATAATTTACATGGTTTATATTTACGTGTATAGTTCGTGCGTTCTCCATCTTAAAACGCTGATTGTGGCATTTCCATTTACTCCAATATTCTGTATAATTTTCTCCGTTTCAGGGTCGAAAACCTGCCAAATGATAAATTAtgccttatatatatatatatatatatacaaaatacgATATGCTCCCTCACAGTAAAGGCTGGGTATAGGGAAGATGCaggtgttttgatttttgttttttcgtttcAAATTACTCCAAGCGTCTTCTCGAGGcatggtatatacatgtatatttacatctataccaagcataatttcctctatttcttactgaaacttatagttaattcaaagctctatagaaacaactACGttagactgaaatctacacgccctatttatcgattggtcgaaatctacagcggctgaaagtgacaggactgaaattgacacgccctgtttatcgattagtctgaacctacagcgacattagtaaaatcccggactgcacgaaaaaatcatgcgggttatgaaggtagcgatcattgcaggaaaaatttacataacccgcgttatgtatttttcctgcaatgtcgctaccttcatatcccgaatgaatcaccaaagaaagcattttattgtttaaatatacatgtatttggtaaaCATGATAAgtaattttttcctttttcttatAGATTGTAGTAGATGCTTTAACCTTCAGATGTCCCTTGTTATCTCCCGTTGCCACAAGGTGGCCCTCGTTGTCCCAGCAGACGGCAGATACAAAATACAAGCTGGCTTCCTCTTCCTCCGAGGCGACATTTATCTTCTTGCAAATTTTGGACTCTACATCCCAGATGTATGTCGTCTGCTCTAAAGCCACAGCAATTTTGTTGGACTGTCCCCAGTCAAGAACATTGGTATCTGTATGGACAGAGAGTACATATTTATAGAACGTATGATAGTATctacttgtaaatatttatttggcaaaatgactttttgaacgatattttttacaaaaactacaTATGGTTACTTACAGAAATCGTTCCTTATT
Coding sequences within it:
- the LOC128166865 gene encoding cell division cycle protein 20 homolog, whose product is MAAGKLSSPKVSTYDRFIPYRPHLNVDVAHARVMSPPSGARNCQSPWYDERLLIYSDVLGGILDTPGHKQVLPIFQQSPEATSPTTPLFDDPKSCSRKTRRRVASSPKNILDMPKIRNDFYTNVLDWGQSNKIAVALEQTTYIWDVESKICKKINVASEEEEASLYFVSAVCWDNEGHLVATGDNKGHLKVFDPETEKIIQNIGVNGNATISVLRWRTHELYTGNRNGGVIQYDTRCPNLGGRRLGHGQDVCGMAMSHNSHHVVTGGNGGLVRLWDLRTHQCFRTIKAHSACAKALAWCPWRSSVIATGGGAQDGYIRLWQIHTGEMIGEVSTNSQICGLLWSQEYQELASSHGSVTPENNDIVLWRMSRFQFEPQTRLQQHLARPLHMALSPNGTTIASAGVDEMMCIWECFPENRDHLRRQSSSTLALDQMIR